The following are encoded together in the Zingiber officinale cultivar Zhangliang chromosome 8A, Zo_v1.1, whole genome shotgun sequence genome:
- the LOC122012253 gene encoding uncharacterized protein LOC122012253, with translation MDLNSYPLDLVLVPFSFLLTASYHSYIWFNSSSKAKSKKPAANAISLSITNRASWNQSILQGKRKDMLGVQSLRNSLMSAILSASTALALAISLAALANNAFNAHRLLRHAFFGSQAGPTVALKYACAMIFLLFSFLANSLAVAFVVDACFLVSVVVDEEEEEEAEMLEKQARRMLRRGYVLAVVGNRLLFVSLPMLLWLFGPAAMALSSVALVVLFYELDVGITYGPQKT, from the exons ATGGATTTGAACAGCTATCCCTTGGATTTGGTTCTAGTCCCCTTTAGCTTTCTTCTGACAGCAAGTTACCACAGTTACATCTGGTTCAACTCCAGCTCCAAGGCCAAGTCCAAGAAACCTGCAGCTAATGCAATCAGCTTAAGCATCACCAACAGAGCATCATGGAACCAGAGCATCCTCCAG GGCAAGAGGAAGGACATGCTCGGAGTGCAGAGCCTCCGCAATTCGCTGATGTCGGCCATCCTCTCCGCCTCCACCGCCCTCGCGCTCGCCATCTCCCTGGCCGCCCTCGCCAACAACGCCTTCAACGCCCACCGCCTGCTCCGCCACGCCTTCTTCGGGTCGCAGGCAGGGCCGACGGTGGCGCTCAAGTACGCTTGCGCCATGATCTTCCTCCTCTTCAGCTTCCTCGCTAATTCCCTGGCGGTCGCCTTCGTCGTCGACGCTTGCTTCCTAGTGAGTGTCGTCGtcgacgaggaggaggaggaggaggcggagaTGTTGGAGAAACAGGCGCGGAGGATGCTGAGGAGGGGGTACGTGCTCGCGGTGGTAGGCAACCGCCTGCTTTTCGTATCGCTGCCGATGCTTTTGTGGTTGTTCGGTCCGGCGGCCATGGCGCTGTCATCGGTGGCGTTGGTGGTGCTGTTCTATGAGCTCGATGTGGGCATTACGTATGGGCCTCAAAAGACTTAG